From one Rhineura floridana isolate rRhiFlo1 chromosome 4, rRhiFlo1.hap2, whole genome shotgun sequence genomic stretch:
- the LOC133384404 gene encoding uncharacterized protein LOC133384404 isoform X1 codes for MTNVCYLSLGFLFQQLLCLAAETDLLQHMRRLASCTMVHKTQDMLGLELLKEFLEYDYGLKLQQECNTEGPNVRKVVEEAPWRSITDPSEQLNPQHIQSVENSAVLLKLLRNCQLKGKDAAAVIEFLRKTLLNKWPDGEEATHETPNKEQLIDDGCWFACQRIHLPEPFQKNLDKDKGGVEQSNFTDFKNPEEQAKKEKKLLTVFNSIMMLPKLLREEEEEILFQSLQNMSTEERKLCLSQLGLLQNNVHNLFIPGLSERPCGLWTEPKPFKVHHKKIFTKPVSPFSNDRTYNIKSLKENFHVYKSEKELTQFIKVKLPQSTCRSPEQGMQSAS; via the exons ATGACTAACGTGTGTTACTTGTCTTTGGGTTTTCTTTTCCAGCAGCTCCTGTGTTTGGCTGCAGAAACAGATCTACTGCAACACATGAGAAGACTTGCTTCCTGTACTATGGTACATAAAACTCAGGACATGCTTGGTCTGGAATTGCTCAAAGAGTTTTTAGAATATGACTATGGTCTTAAGCTCCAGCAGGAATGTAACACAGAAGGTCCAAATGTCAGGAAAGTTGTGGAAGAAGCTCCTTGGAGGTCTATAACGGATCCTTCTGAGCAATTAAATCCACAACATATTCAGTCAGTAGAGAATTCAGCTGTTCTTCTAAAACTACTGAGAAATTGCCAGCTCAAAGGAAAAGATGCAGCAGCTGTCATTGAATTCCTTAGGAAGACTCTACTCAATAAATGGCCTGATGGAGAGGAGGCAACCCATGAAACTCCCAACAAGGAACAACTGATTGATGATGGCTGTTGGTTTGCATGTCAAAGGATACATCTACCAGAGCCTTTTCAGAAGAACTTAGATAAGGACAAAGGAGGGGTGGAGCAATCCAATTTCACAGATTTTAAAAATCCAGAAGAacaagcaaagaaagaaaagaaactatTAACTGTTTTCAACTCCATAATGATGTTACCTAAACTTCTTcgcgaggaagaggaagaaattcTATTCCAGTCTTTACAAAATATGTCCACAGAAGAGAGAAAACTATGTCTCAGTCAGCTTGGTCTTCTACAGAACAACGTCCATAACCTATTCATTCCAGGACTAAGTGAGAGACCTTGTGGTCTCTGGACAG AGCCTAAACCCTTTAAAGTACATCACAAGAAAATCTTCACCAAGCCTGTGTCTCCTTTCTCTAATGATCGTACGTACAACATCAAGTCTCTGAAGGAAAACTTCCACGTGTATAAGAGTGAGAAAGAGCTGACACAGTTTATCAAGGTCAAGCTACCTCAG TCTACTTGCAGGAGCCCTGAACAGGGCATGCAGTctgcatcttaa
- the LOC133384404 gene encoding uncharacterized protein LOC133384404 isoform X2, with product MRRLASCTMVHKTQDMLGLELLKEFLEYDYGLKLQQECNTEGPNVRKVVEEAPWRSITDPSEQLNPQHIQSVENSAVLLKLLRNCQLKGKDAAAVIEFLRKTLLNKWPDGEEATHETPNKEQLIDDGCWFACQRIHLPEPFQKNLDKDKGGVEQSNFTDFKNPEEQAKKEKKLLTVFNSIMMLPKLLREEEEEILFQSLQNMSTEERKLCLSQLGLLQNNVHNLFIPGLSERPCGLWTEPKPFKVHHKKIFTKPVSPFSNDRTYNIKSLKENFHVYKSEKELTQFIKVKLPQSTCRSPEQGMQSAS from the exons ATGAGAAGACTTGCTTCCTGTACTATGGTACATAAAACTCAGGACATGCTTGGTCTGGAATTGCTCAAAGAGTTTTTAGAATATGACTATGGTCTTAAGCTCCAGCAGGAATGTAACACAGAAGGTCCAAATGTCAGGAAAGTTGTGGAAGAAGCTCCTTGGAGGTCTATAACGGATCCTTCTGAGCAATTAAATCCACAACATATTCAGTCAGTAGAGAATTCAGCTGTTCTTCTAAAACTACTGAGAAATTGCCAGCTCAAAGGAAAAGATGCAGCAGCTGTCATTGAATTCCTTAGGAAGACTCTACTCAATAAATGGCCTGATGGAGAGGAGGCAACCCATGAAACTCCCAACAAGGAACAACTGATTGATGATGGCTGTTGGTTTGCATGTCAAAGGATACATCTACCAGAGCCTTTTCAGAAGAACTTAGATAAGGACAAAGGAGGGGTGGAGCAATCCAATTTCACAGATTTTAAAAATCCAGAAGAacaagcaaagaaagaaaagaaactatTAACTGTTTTCAACTCCATAATGATGTTACCTAAACTTCTTcgcgaggaagaggaagaaattcTATTCCAGTCTTTACAAAATATGTCCACAGAAGAGAGAAAACTATGTCTCAGTCAGCTTGGTCTTCTACAGAACAACGTCCATAACCTATTCATTCCAGGACTAAGTGAGAGACCTTGTGGTCTCTGGACAG AGCCTAAACCCTTTAAAGTACATCACAAGAAAATCTTCACCAAGCCTGTGTCTCCTTTCTCTAATGATCGTACGTACAACATCAAGTCTCTGAAGGAAAACTTCCACGTGTATAAGAGTGAGAAAGAGCTGACACAGTTTATCAAGGTCAAGCTACCTCAG TCTACTTGCAGGAGCCCTGAACAGGGCATGCAGTctgcatcttaa